A portion of the Citrobacter rodentium NBRC 105723 = DSM 16636 genome contains these proteins:
- the thiL gene encoding thiamine-phosphate kinase — MACGEFSLIARYFDRVRSSRRDVETGIGDDCALLNIPEKQTLAISTDTLVAGNHFMPDIDPADLAYKALAVNLSDLAAMGADPAWLTLALTLPEVDEAWLETFSDSLFDLLNYYDMQLIGGDTTRGPLSMTLGIHGYVPVGRALKRAGAKPGDWIYVTGTPGDSAAGLAILQNRLQVADDVDNAYLLQRHLRPTPRILQGQALRDLASAAIDLSDGLISDLGHIVKASACGARIDVDALPYSQAMLRHVGAEQALRWALSGGEDYELCFTVPELNRGALDVALAHLGVPFTCIGQMSADVEGICFIRDGEPVTFDWKGYDHFAAL; from the coding sequence ATGGCATGCGGCGAGTTCTCCCTGATTGCCCGTTATTTTGATCGTGTCAGAAGCTCTCGTCGCGATGTCGAAACCGGTATTGGCGATGATTGCGCACTCCTGAATATTCCTGAAAAACAGACCCTGGCGATCAGTACCGATACGCTGGTGGCGGGCAATCATTTTATGCCGGATATCGATCCGGCGGATCTGGCGTATAAGGCGCTGGCGGTTAATTTAAGCGATCTGGCGGCGATGGGCGCAGACCCGGCGTGGCTGACGCTGGCGTTAACGCTGCCGGAGGTGGATGAAGCGTGGCTGGAAACCTTCAGCGACAGCCTGTTCGATCTATTAAATTATTACGATATGCAGCTGATTGGCGGCGATACCACCCGTGGGCCGCTCTCCATGACGCTGGGTATCCACGGCTATGTGCCGGTCGGGCGTGCGCTGAAACGCGCTGGCGCGAAGCCGGGCGACTGGATTTACGTTACCGGTACGCCGGGCGACAGCGCGGCGGGACTGGCGATTTTACAGAACCGTTTGCAGGTGGCGGATGACGTGGACAACGCGTATCTGCTGCAACGGCATCTGCGCCCGACGCCGCGTATTTTACAGGGGCAGGCGCTGCGCGATCTAGCCAGCGCGGCCATCGATTTGTCCGACGGGCTGATTTCCGATCTCGGGCATATCGTCAAAGCCAGCGCCTGCGGCGCGCGCATTGATGTTGATGCGCTGCCTTATTCGCAGGCGATGTTACGCCATGTCGGGGCGGAGCAGGCCCTGCGCTGGGCGCTCTCCGGCGGCGAAGATTACGAATTATGCTTTACGGTGCCGGAGCTTAACCGTGGGGCGCTGGACGTGGCGCTTGCTCATCTCGGCGTCCCCTTTACCTGCATTGGCCAGATGAGCGCGGATGTGGAAGGGATTTGCTTTATCCGTGACGGCGAGCCTGTCACCTTCGACTGGAAAGGATATGACCATTTTGCCGCGCTCTA
- the nusB gene encoding transcription antitermination factor NusB → MKPAARRRARECAVQALYSWQLSQNDIADVEYQFLAEQDVKDVDVMYFRELLSGVATNSAYLDGLMKPYLSRLLEELGQVEKAVLRIALFELSKRSDVPYKVAINEAIELAKTFGAEDSHKFVNGVLDKAAPVIRPNKK, encoded by the coding sequence GTGAAACCTGCTGCTCGTCGCCGCGCTCGTGAGTGTGCCGTTCAGGCGCTCTACTCCTGGCAGTTGTCCCAGAACGACATCGCTGATGTTGAATACCAGTTCCTGGCGGAACAGGACGTCAAAGACGTTGACGTCATGTACTTTCGCGAACTGCTGTCCGGGGTGGCGACTAACAGCGCGTACCTGGACGGTCTGATGAAACCTTACCTGTCTCGCCTGCTGGAAGAGCTGGGTCAGGTGGAGAAAGCGGTCCTGCGTATCGCGCTGTTTGAGCTGTCTAAACGCAGCGATGTGCCTTATAAAGTGGCCATTAACGAAGCGATCGAACTGGCGAAAACCTTTGGCGCGGAAGACAGCCATAAGTTCGTCAATGGCGTGCTGGATAAAGCAGCGCCTGTGATTCGCCCCAACAAAAAGTAA